Proteins from one Romboutsia sp. CE17 genomic window:
- a CDS encoding phosphotransferase, whose translation MENIYKVLYIINNHRDVNQRYLASESGLSIGNINSIIRKLQEENYINIEKNNGKNIYVVTQSGIDFLSKKIHEDQSKKIKLHSDGHKNIKQAVILAAGQKKIFEKPVGFLSIGDINIIDRQVNLLEQHGIEKIVIVVGYKKEFYEEYAKDKSNIVLVTNDRYKWTGTMESLSKVKDVIDDDFILLENDMVFEERAIKEILDSKDRDCMVITSESGSGDEALVEIRDGYVYKMSKDVHQFNKIDGEMIGISKISYKVFNKMLEQFKYNKNPYLNYEYALMDIGRECNIGYIKIDDLVWGEIDSQKHYEVFTKHIYNRLLRKEQEIKINNIRDHLVDILYINPEDIIEITSAGGMTNKNYKVNIKGKYYILRMPGTGTQDMISRENENNNVHLVDSLDIDSKITYFNQESGIKLSEFIENAETLNSSTAKREDNMELTASILRKLHTSNIEFKNEFNAFNEIEKYERLVEEANGEYYEDYINVRNQVISLKDMLEANDVEKRPCHNDTVPENFIKDDNGRIYLIDWEYSGSNDPMWDLAAHILECDFSKDEEELFLQKYFGSLSIEEKYKTKILIYKICQDFLWSIWTIVKEAKGDDFGSYGIDRYNRARKNLCEINN comes from the coding sequence GTGGAGAATATATATAAGGTTTTATATATTATAAATAATCATAGAGATGTTAATCAGAGGTATTTAGCTTCAGAGTCGGGACTATCAATAGGTAACATCAATTCAATTATAAGAAAACTACAAGAAGAAAATTATATAAATATTGAAAAAAACAATGGAAAAAATATATATGTGGTAACACAAAGTGGTATAGATTTTTTATCTAAAAAAATACATGAAGACCAATCTAAAAAAATAAAGCTACATTCAGATGGTCATAAGAATATAAAACAAGCGGTAATACTGGCTGCAGGACAGAAGAAAATATTTGAAAAGCCTGTTGGTTTTTTAAGTATTGGAGATATAAATATAATTGATAGACAAGTTAACTTATTAGAACAACATGGAATAGAGAAAATAGTTATAGTTGTTGGATATAAAAAAGAATTTTATGAAGAGTATGCAAAAGATAAAAGTAATATCGTACTAGTTACAAATGATAGATACAAATGGACTGGAACAATGGAATCTTTATCTAAAGTAAAAGATGTTATAGATGATGATTTTATCTTATTAGAAAATGATATGGTCTTTGAAGAAAGAGCTATAAAAGAGATATTAGATAGCAAAGACAGAGACTGTATGGTAATAACAAGTGAAAGTGGATCTGGAGATGAAGCATTAGTAGAGATAAGAGATGGATACGTTTATAAAATGTCTAAGGATGTTCATCAGTTTAATAAAATTGATGGTGAAATGATAGGTATAAGTAAGATTTCATATAAAGTATTTAATAAAATGTTAGAACAATTTAAATATAATAAAAATCCTTACTTAAACTACGAATATGCTCTTATGGATATTGGTAGAGAATGTAATATTGGATATATAAAGATTGATGATTTAGTGTGGGGAGAAATAGATTCACAAAAGCACTATGAAGTATTTACAAAACACATTTATAATAGATTGCTAAGAAAAGAGCAAGAAATAAAAATAAATAATATAAGAGATCATTTAGTAGACATACTTTATATAAATCCTGAGGACATAATAGAAATAACTTCAGCAGGTGGTATGACTAATAAAAACTATAAGGTCAATATAAAAGGTAAATATTATATATTAAGAATGCCTGGTACAGGAACTCAAGATATGATAAGTAGAGAAAATGAAAATAATAATGTTCATTTAGTAGACTCTCTTGATATAGACTCTAAGATTACATACTTTAATCAAGAGTCTGGAATAAAGCTAAGTGAGTTTATAGAAAATGCAGAGACATTAAATTCAAGTACAGCTAAAAGAGAAGATAATATGGAACTAACAGCTTCTATATTAAGAAAACTTCATACATCAAATATAGAGTTTAAAAATGAGTTTAATGCTTTTAATGAAATAGAAAAATATGAAAGATTAGTAGAAGAAGCTAATGGAGAGTATTATGAAGACTATATAAATGTAAGAAATCAAGTAATATCCTTAAAAGATATGCTAGAGGCTAATGATGTAGAAAAAAGACCTTGTCACAATGATACTGTTCCAGAAAACTTTATAAAAGATGATAATGGAAGAATTTACTTAATAGACTGGGAATACTCAGGAAGCAATGATCCAATGTGGGACTTAGCAGCTCATATATTAGAGTGTGATTTCTCGAAAGATGAAGAAGAATTATTTTTACAAAAATACTTTGGCTCTTTATCTATAGAAGAAAAATATAAAACAAAGATACTTATATATAAAATATGTCAAGATTTCCTATGGAGTATATGGACTATTGTAAAAGAAGCTAAGGGAGATGACTTTGGAAGCTACGGAATAGATAGATATAACCGAGCAAGAAAAAATTTATGTGAGATAAATAATTAA
- the murJ gene encoding murein biosynthesis integral membrane protein MurJ gives MSKVAKTTVMIMALTILSKVLGLIREQVFAAFYGAGIYADAYITAMKIPTILFTAVGAAISTSLIPIYSQVSQKDGENKANDFINNLINIVSILSIGIVILGIVFTEPLVKVFAIGFEGEKLDITIKFTRIILWAVLFIGLNNILKAFLQLKDNFKVPELMGIPYNLIIIASIIISMKTNTYVLIIGSLLALMSQALFQLPSAYKKGFRYSPRVDLKDENVRHLIVLVLPVLIGVGVEQVNTLIDGTLASTFGDGVVSAFNYANRLYGFVSAIFVTSILSVVYPLMSKSLASDNKDGFKVSLKKTINSIVIFLIPISVGTMVLAYPIVEVLFQRGKFTPEDTIITGNILIVYIIGIIAWSLRNVMSRAFYSLHDTKTPMMNGIISIVFNIVLNIILSKYMGYIGLAIASTIAAYIGLTIFYFALRKKVGSFGGKSIFITCTKSIIAAVIMGIVTNFAYSKLAYVLGVSLFGKIASLGASIFIGVLVYGVLVIVLKVEEIKYFMDMAKSKLKLNK, from the coding sequence ATGTCAAAAGTAGCAAAAACAACAGTTATGATTATGGCTCTTACAATTTTATCAAAGGTATTAGGATTAATAAGAGAACAAGTATTTGCAGCTTTCTATGGTGCAGGAATATATGCTGATGCATATATAACAGCTATGAAGATACCTACAATATTATTTACCGCTGTAGGAGCAGCCATATCAACTAGCTTAATACCTATATATAGTCAAGTGAGCCAAAAAGATGGAGAAAATAAAGCTAATGATTTTATTAATAATTTAATAAACATAGTTAGTATATTATCTATAGGTATTGTAATTTTAGGAATAGTTTTCACAGAACCATTAGTAAAAGTATTTGCTATTGGATTTGAAGGTGAAAAATTAGATATTACCATTAAATTTACTAGAATAATACTTTGGGCAGTGTTATTTATAGGGCTGAATAATATACTAAAAGCATTTCTTCAACTAAAAGATAACTTTAAAGTGCCTGAACTTATGGGAATACCTTATAACCTTATAATAATAGCATCTATAATTATAAGTATGAAGACTAATACATACGTTCTTATAATAGGATCGTTATTAGCATTAATGTCGCAAGCTTTATTTCAGCTTCCGTCTGCATATAAAAAAGGGTTTAGATATAGTCCAAGGGTAGATTTAAAAGATGAAAATGTTAGACATTTAATAGTGTTAGTTTTACCTGTATTAATAGGTGTTGGTGTTGAACAAGTAAATACTTTAATTGATGGTACCCTAGCATCTACATTTGGAGATGGTGTAGTTTCTGCATTTAACTATGCAAACAGACTTTATGGATTTGTATCAGCTATATTTGTTACATCTATATTATCTGTAGTATATCCTTTAATGTCAAAATCTTTAGCCTCTGATAATAAAGATGGATTTAAGGTTTCGCTGAAAAAAACTATAAATAGTATAGTGATTTTCCTTATACCTATCAGTGTAGGAACTATGGTATTAGCTTATCCTATTGTAGAGGTGCTTTTCCAAAGGGGTAAATTTACTCCAGAAGACACTATTATTACTGGTAATATACTTATTGTATATATAATAGGTATAATAGCATGGTCATTAAGAAATGTTATGTCTAGAGCATTTTACTCTCTTCATGATACAAAAACGCCTATGATGAATGGTATTATATCTATAGTCTTTAATATAGTTTTAAATATTATATTATCTAAATATATGGGATATATAGGACTTGCTATAGCTAGTACGATTGCTGCCTATATTGGTTTAACTATTTTCTACTTTGCACTAAGAAAGAAAGTGGGGAGTTTTGGCGGTAAAAGTATATTTATAACTTGTACAAAATCCATAATAGCTGCAGTTATAATGGGTATTGTAACTAATTTTGCTTATAGTAAACTAGCATATGTTTTAGGTGTATCTTTATTCGGAAAGATAGCATCTCTAGGGGCTTCTATATTTATAGGAGTTTTAGTGTATGGGGTCTTAGTTATAGTTTTAAAGGTTGAAGAAATAAAATATTTTATGGATATGGCTAAGTCTAAATTAAAATTAAATAAGTAA
- a CDS encoding LicD family protein — MEKENELLRQVQLKIVDIMVEIDKLCREHNIVYYLAYGTAIGAVRHKGFIPWDDDADIIMDRENYERFVEVCKKELSPKFFLQTEETDPEYKLVMPKVRMNDTSFVEKVSKDWNINHGIYVDIFIIDECPNNKFVQYVNKRVLCGTEFARSGLYTCDKNPVKKILKPLFYKRTILNLWNNVVYDRWKKDDSLCVDNTGRGLVFKREYFGKPREMEFEGHKFYVPEKVEDFLTDYYGDYMQLPPEDKRVSHHSIIHIDLEKSYKK; from the coding sequence ATGGAAAAAGAAAATGAATTACTTAGACAGGTTCAACTGAAGATAGTAGATATTATGGTAGAAATAGATAAGCTGTGCAGAGAACATAACATAGTTTACTATTTAGCTTATGGTACGGCAATAGGTGCTGTAAGACATAAGGGATTTATACCATGGGATGATGATGCAGATATAATTATGGATAGGGAAAATTATGAAAGATTTGTTGAAGTATGTAAAAAAGAATTAAGTCCCAAATTCTTTTTACAAACAGAAGAAACAGATCCAGAATATAAGCTAGTTATGCCTAAAGTTAGAATGAATGATACATCTTTTGTAGAAAAGGTTTCTAAAGATTGGAATATAAATCATGGGATATATGTAGATATATTTATAATTGATGAATGTCCTAACAATAAATTTGTTCAATATGTAAATAAAAGGGTTTTATGTGGTACTGAGTTTGCAAGAAGTGGGCTTTATACTTGTGATAAAAATCCAGTGAAAAAAATATTAAAACCATTATTTTATAAAAGGACTATATTAAACTTATGGAATAATGTGGTTTATGATAGATGGAAAAAAGATGACAGTTTGTGTGTAGATAACACAGGACGTGGACTTGTTTTCAAAAGAGAGTACTTTGGTAAACCTAGAGAAATGGAATTTGAAGGGCATAAATTTTATGTTCCAGAAAAAGTTGAAGATTTCTTAACAGACTACTATGGTGATTATATGCAACTTCCACCAGAGGATAAGAGAGTATCTCATCATAGCATAATACATATAGATTTAGAGAAATCTTATAAAAAATAA